The following proteins are co-located in the Cyprinus carpio isolate SPL01 chromosome B19, ASM1834038v1, whole genome shotgun sequence genome:
- the LOC109064059 gene encoding sal-like protein 3, translated as MSRRKQAKPQHLRSDEEGTQSDKSPDNALLLREGDEEDSSTESRSGGEETHVCERCCAEFFKWSEMLEHQQKCTEDPPVLIVKENEEKAISRGSPTESLLSAHSDSAEMEVSELNSELAEKVDEMPEEMHIIDLNEHMDISLPEHKTSNLSPLPLDNENTTSSPAPPISNHYDMPSTNVTLEILHSTRVAVAQFSQSIHCAGSAGKLNSAVIPMILEQLMALQQQQVQQLQLIEQIRSQVAVMNRQPTQAALNPASKSLPSDSNTYNFQGIAPPPVLPLSGVMPSSVNGQASVSQASMLARPPLLSSQPSSGQISSRALESVTASVTSSSPHLFSYSGASPLLPTCSGSHSSVSNTQSISTPSPLSAGQSSLLSPSASLPLLPQSPPNGVIFPNPLASIAATASALDPLAAMMKYRKGKLPSVSMFDSKPSSEDPFFKHKCRFCAKVFGSDSALQIHLRSHTGERPFKCNICGNRFSTKGNLKVHFQRHKEKYPHVQMNPYPVPEYLDNIPTSSGIPYGMSFPPEKAGPTWLDSKPVLPTVPSSVGLQLPPTVPVIESLSDSFTSTPSERSPHRPSPARGEHAPSSPNPTGTETDMSTIAASPKSNREVEITHSFNTEEVHLPSNSVTRNANNPNILLPQSTPTEKPVEVNVTESTDAPSADNKSSSPPLITDQFKAKFPFGGFQDSMQTSETSKLQQLVENIDKKMMEPNQCVICHRVLSCQSALKMHYRIHTGERPFKCKVCGRAFTTKGNLKTHFGVHRAKPPLRIQHSCPICQKKFTNAVVLQQHIRMHMGGQIPNTPLAETIYEKDTDMESFDSMSTYDDDCLDDISFEEEGDVVENNENTLSSFSDSPPHISSLPTSVSETQSVVEDSSVNLSQSNGKMMVRCGPMDNDLHALGSNTTGEMENHSIKTSLMPHSSSSVHISPYPNSQPEGQHEHLVSLNLSFKVPEATSIVKYETTDCPAANTVNEVTINQTGIQPINSTVKKENSFNMQCFNKEHENAQRSKEQDTKNLPTAVKLEMNACNRPYMLKEGPFPAFGLQSPTSRSEVMIPAVTSITGPPPPRRTPKQHNCSACGKNFSSASALQIHERTHTGEKPFGCSVCGRAFTTKGNLKVHMGTHMWNNTPARRGRRLSVENPIALLGGDALKFSEAFQKDLAARAMNVDQNFWSRYAAAITNGLAMRNNEISVIQSGGVPQLPAITVATDKASTGNSPPITAMEKTGLERGAGQHFSMMIDDKKDIGIN; from the exons ATGTCCCGAAGAAAGCAAGCGAAACCTCAGCATCTCAGATCGGACGAAGAAGGAACGCAGTCGGACAAAAGTCCGGATAACG CGCTTCTTTTGAGGGAAGGCGATGAGGAGGACAGCAGCACAGAGAGCCGCAGCGGAGGCGAAGAGACACACGTGTGCGAGAGGTGCTGTGCTGAATTCTTCAAGTGGTCCGAAATGCTGGAGCACCAGCAGAAGTGCACGGAAGACCCCCCTGTGCTGATAGTAAAGGAGAATGAAGAGAAGGCCATTTCCCGAGGATCGCCGACAGAGTCCCTCTTGAGTGCCCACAGTGACTCAGCAGAAATGGAGGTCAGTGAGCTCAACTCTGAGCTGGCTGAGAAAGTCGACGAGATGCCTGAGGAAATGCACATCATCGACCTGAATGAACACATGGATATAAGTTTGCCCGAGCATAAAACATCAAACCTCAGCCCTCTACCACTTGACAATGAAAACACCACCTCTTCCCCTGCACCACCTATAAGCAATCACTATGACATGCCCAGCACCAATGTGACCCTGGAGATTCTTCACAGCACCCGAGTGGCCGTTGCTCAGTTTTCCCAGAGCATTCACTGTGCGGGGTCTGCAGGCAAGCTAAACTCAGCTGTGATACCCATGATTCTGGAGCAGTTGATGGcactgcagcagcagcaggttcAGCAATTACAGCTCATTGAGCAGATCCGCAGCCAGGTTGCTGTAATGAATAGGCAGCCTACGCAAGCCGCCCTTAATCCTGCCTCAAAAAGCCTGCCCTCTGACTCTAACACTTACAATTTCCAGGGCATCGCTCCACCCCCTGTACTTCCATTATCTGGGGTCATgccctcttcagtgaatgggcaGGCTTCTGTATCCCAGGCATCTATGCTTGCGAGGCCACCATTGCTGTCTTCCCAGCCAAGCAGTGGACAAATCAGCTCTAGAGCACTGGAGAGTGTCACTGCTTCCGTAACAAGTTCCAGCCCTCATCTCTTCAGCTACAGCGGGGCTTCCCCGCTCTTGCCCACCTGTAGCGGATCACACTCTAGCGTTAGTAACACCCAGTCCATAAGCACTCCCAGCCCACTATCAGCTGGCCAGAGTAGCCTCCTTAGCCCTTCTGCCAGCCTACCATTACTACCTCAAAGCCCTCCCAACGGAGTCATATTTCCCAATCCGCTGGCCAGTATTGCAGCCACTGCCAGTGCATTAGACCCACTTGCTGCTATGATGAAGTACCGTAAGGGCAAACTGCCCAGTGTCTCAATGTTTGACAGTAAGCCCAGTTCCGAAGACCCATTCTTTAAGCACAAGTGTAGGTTCTGCGCTAAAGTGTTCGGCAGTGATAGTGCCTTGCAGATCCATTTGCGCTCGCACACAGGCGAAAGGCCCTTCAAATGCAACATTTGTGGCAACCGTTTCTCGACAAAGGGAAACCTCAAAGTCCACTTCCAAAGGCACAAGGAGAAGTACCCTCATGTTCAGATGAACCCGTACCCAGTCCCAGAATATCTTGACAATATCCCTACCAGTTCTGGGATCCCCTATGGGATGTCTTTTCCTCCGGAGAAGGCAGGACCTACTTGGTTAGACAGCAAGCCTGTTCTTCCGACAGTGCCGTCCTCAGTGGGTCTGCAGTTGCCACCCACAGTACCAGTTATTGAAAGCTTAAGTGATTCATTTACAAGCACACCCTCTGAAAGATCTCCACACAGGCCGTCGCCAGCCAGAGGTGAACATGCACCGTCGTCGCCCAATCCCACCGGCACTGAGACAGATATGTCCACCATTGCGGCATCCCCTAAATCAAACAGAGAAGTAGAAATCACACATAGCTTCAACACAGAAGAAGTTCACCTGCCATCAAACAGTGTGACTAGAAACGCTAACAACCCCAACATCCTGCTTCCGCAGTCCACGCCTACAGAAAAACCTGTTGAGGTAAATGTAACTGAGTCCACTGATGCTCCTTCAGCTGATAATAAGTCGTCCTCTCCTCCACTCATCACGGATCAGTTCAAGGCCAAGTTCCCATTTGGTGGTTTCCAAGACTCTATGCAAACATCTGAGACATCGAAGCTCCAACAGCTTGTGGAAAACATCGACAAGAAGATGATGGAACCCAATCAGTGTGTAATCTGCCACCGCGTACTAAGCTGTCAGAGCGCGCTGAAGATGCACTACCGCATCCATACAGGGGAGAGGCCATTTAAATGCAAGGTTTGTGGACGAGCGTTCACCACAAAGGGTAACTTAAAGACACACTTTGGTGTCCACCGTGCAAAGCCTCCTCTTCGGATTCAACATTCATGCCCGATCTGTCAGAAAAAGTTCACGAATGCAGTTGTGTTACAGCAGCATATACGCATGCACATGGGTGGGCAGATTCCAAACACTCCTCTTGCAGAAACCATCTACGAGAAAGAtacagatatggagagttttgaCAGCATGAGCACTTATGATGATGACTGTCTTGATGATATTTCATTTGAAGAAGAAGGGGATGTTGTAGAGAACAATGAAAACACCCTGAGCTCGTTTTCAGACAGTCCACCACATATCTCCTCACTTCCAACCAGTGTATCAGAAACTCAAAGCGTAGTGGAAGACTCATCCGTCAATCTCAGCCAATCAAATGGAAAAATGATGGTCAGGTGCGGACCTATGGATAACGATCTTCATGCTCTGGGCTCTAACACCACTGGTGAGATGGAGAACCACAGCATAAAAACTAGTTTAATGCCACATTCGTCTAGTTCTGTTCACATTTCACCCTATCCCAACAGTCAACCTGAGGGCCAACATGAGCACTTAGTCTCTCTGAACCTCTCCTTTAAAGTCCCAGAGGCAACATCTATAGTAAAATATGAAACAACAGATTGTCCAGCAGCAAATACAGTCAACGAGGTGACTATTAATCAAACAGGAATCCAGCCTATCAACTCTACAGTCAAGAAAGAAAACTCTTTCAACATGCAGTGTTTCAATAAGGAACATG aaaatgcTCAAAGGTCTAAAGAACAGGATACTAAAAATTTGCCGACTGCAGTGAAACTGGAGATGAATGCTTGCAATAGACCATACATGCTAAAAGAGGGGCCTTTCCCTGCATTTGGCCTGCAGTCTCCCACCTCGCGCTCTGAGGTGATGATACCGGCCGTCACCTCAATCACTGGACCACCCCCTCCCAGACGGACCCCTAAGCAACACAACTGCAGTGCATGTGGGAAGAACTTCTCTTCTGCCAGTGCCTTGCAGATCCACGAGCGCACACACACTGGCGAAAAACCCTTTGGCTGCTCTGTCTGCGGTCGAGCGTTCACAACCAAGGGTAATCTCAAG GTGCACATGGGCACCCATATGTGGAATAACACTCCTGCCCGTAGAGGTAGACGTCTGTCTGTGGAAAACCCAATTGCCCTTCTGGGCGGTGACGCCCTGAAATTCAGCGAAGCGTTTCAGAAGGATTTAGCAGCACGGGCCATGAATGTGGACCAAAACTTCTGGAGCCGATATGCAGCAGCTATAACTAATGGCTTAGCAATGAGGAACAATGAAATATCCGTCATTCAGAGTGGAGGAGTCCCCCAGCTTCCTGCCATTACTGTGGCCACGGACAAGGCTAGCACTGGAAACAGCCCACCAATCACAGCCATGGAAAAAACAGGCTTAGAGAGGGGTGCTGGACAACACTTCTCCATGATGATTGATGACAAAAAAGATATTGGAATCAATTAA